TTCTCTAACATGTCATTTTTTATTTGTAGAAATGGAAAAACAATTAAAACGGGGTACTTTTTCTCGCCTATTTCCTTACCGTTTCGATCTATAAAATGACCTCGTCCATCATCTACCGTAATGGATTGTGTCCGTTGTGTAACACTTTTTTCAATTAAATTAATCTTACGATCCGCAAATGACTCTGTATCTATAATTTGTATTTGAATTAAACGACAAAATAAGATAAACATGACACTTATAAAACAAATTAGAACAATTATAATTCTCCGGTTTATTTTCATACAAAAACACCTCGTCTACTATAGTTTGGACGGAGTGTTTCATCTTTTATACAAATAAAAAATCACTCGCTTTTACACGAGTGATTTTCAATTATTTTACAGAGATAATCTCTACTTGCATTTCTCCACCTGGAGTTTGGATTGCTACCTTCTCACCAATTTGCTTACCTAATAAGCTTTTTGCGATTGGAGAATCGTTAGAAATTCTTCCTTCAAATGGGTCTGCTTCTGCGCTACCTACAATTGTGTAAGCTTCTTCATCTCCATCTGGTAATTCTTTAAATGTTACTGTTTTACCTAATGTAACAACTGTAGATTCTTCACCGTTATCTGTGATGATAACTGCGTTACGAATCATGTTTTCTAATTGTGTAATACGTCCTTCTACGAACGCTTGCTCATCTTTTGCTGCATCGTACTCAGAGTTCTCAGAAAGATCTCCGAAGCTACGTGCAATCTTAATGCGCTCTACAACCTCTTTACGTTTTACCGTTTTTAAATCCTCAAGTTCGTTCTCTAGCTTTTGCTTACCCTCTTGCGTCATAGGGTATGTTTTTTCTGTTGCCATATTTTCCACTCCTTTTATATACCAATCCCCCGAAAAAAAGAGGAGTTCCATATGAAAACTCCCCCGCTTATATGTAGAGCGGAGGTTTCTAGCACGCCTGTACTAGCGGAGTTGTCACATACAACCCCGTATTCCCAATTCTTCTTTATATAAAGAAGATATGTATGGAAAGTTGATATAAATATGCCCTCACCTATATATAGATGAGGTTGCATGTTTCATTGTATTCGATAGGAAGGGAAAAAATCCCTTCCTACCGTATATCTTTTACTATGCTATTACAAATTTACTTTTTGTTCAAGAATTGTTGCAATTTTTGTAACCATAATATCAATTGCAACATGGTTTTGTCCACCTTCTGGGATAATAATATCCGCAAATTTCTTAGAAGGCTCAATAAATTGATTGTGCATTGGACGTACAACATTTACGTATTGATCAATAACTGAATCCATCGTACGACCGCGTTCTTTAATATCACGCTGCATGCGGCGTAAAATACGAAGATCTGCATCTGTATCAACGAATAGCTTAATGTCCATTAACTCACAAAGACGTGGGTCTTCTAAAATAAGAATTCCTTCTAAAATGATTACATCTTTCGGCTCAACTGGAATAATTTCTTCTGAACGCGTATGCAATGTATAGTCATATACAGGCTTATCAATTTGCTCATATGCAAGCAACTGCTGCAAATGTTCAATTAACAGATCATTATCAAACGCAAGCGGATGATCATAATTTGTTTTTAAACGCTCTTCCATTGGTAAATGGCTTTGATCTTTGTAATAATAATCTTGCTCTAAGATTAAAATAGAATGACCTTTAAAATGGTCAAAAATCGCTTTCGTTACA
This Bacillus paramycoides DNA region includes the following protein-coding sequences:
- the greA gene encoding transcription elongation factor GreA, translating into MATEKTYPMTQEGKQKLENELEDLKTVKRKEVVERIKIARSFGDLSENSEYDAAKDEQAFVEGRITQLENMIRNAVIITDNGEESTVVTLGKTVTFKELPDGDEEAYTIVGSAEADPFEGRISNDSPIAKSLLGKQIGEKVAIQTPGGEMQVEIISVK
- the udk gene encoding uridine kinase, which gives rise to MGTNKPVVIGIAGGSGSGKTSVTKAIFDHFKGHSILILEQDYYYKDQSHLPMEERLKTNYDHPLAFDNDLLIEHLQQLLAYEQIDKPVYDYTLHTRSEEIIPVEPKDVIILEGILILEDPRLCELMDIKLFVDTDADLRILRRMQRDIKERGRTMDSVIDQYVNVVRPMHNQFIEPSKKFADIIIPEGGQNHVAIDIMVTKIATILEQKVNL